From the Quercus lobata isolate SW786 chromosome 6, ValleyOak3.0 Primary Assembly, whole genome shotgun sequence genome, one window contains:
- the LOC115994051 gene encoding ankyrin repeat-containing protein BDA1-like: MEDERVEKLNQAARIERLNQAALGGDINDFYNLIKEDVKLLEHIDELPFVETPLHKVASATETHIPFAMEMLRLKPSFVRKLNPDGLSPIHVALLNGKTQVVRWLLKVDGDLVRVKGREGMTPLHDAAATEDHLDLLVEFLKICPDSIEDVTIRNETALHVAVKCKMLEAFKHLVEWLRQNNSKKTRLWKRKILNWKDEEGNTVLHVAVSTNQPKAVRLLLDSGVDINAKNVKDHTAGDILVKRQEVELLSSSREISEMLQRAEVNKCARYLRSIVLSLEERRLHQVDKWAKISDDRRNVVLVVATLLMTVTYQGLLSPPGGLWQGDYNPGSNMPNATIPDHRQLFNETAGTAIGGSNLCFWVFLITNTLTFMLSYTIVLLIIPSGYVILRAALGSLSLCYITSLSVIFPIYFTYTYSLILVILFSVIYALSISAIRSTLHVSVLIRSWKKNN, from the exons ATGGAGGATGAGAGAGTTGAGAAGTTGAACCAGGCTGCGAGAATTGAGAGGTTGAACCAGGCTGCTCTAGGGGGGgatattaatgatttttacAACTTGATTAAGGAGGATGTAAAACTTTTGGAGCACATCGATGAGCTACCATTTGTTGAAACTCCTTTGCACAAAGTTGCATCTGCTACGGAGACGCATATCCCATTCGCCATGGAGATGCTCAGATTAAAGCCCTCATTTGTCAGGAAGCTGAATCCAGATGGGCTTAGCCCCATTCACGTCGCTTTACTGAATGGGAAAACCCAGGTGGTGCGTTGGCTTCTAAAGGTTGATGGGGACCTTGTTCGTGTCAAAGGAAGGGAGGGTATGACTCCTTTGCATGATGCAGCAGCAACAGAGGATCACCTTGATCTATTGGTCGAATTTCTAAAAATCTGTCCTGATTCTATTGAAGATGTGACGATTAGAAATGAGACTGCTTTACATGTTGCGGTAAAATGCAAAATGCTAGAGGCTTTTAAACACTTGGTGGAATGGCTCCGACAAAACAATTCTAAAAAAACCAGGTTATGGAAGAGGAAAATACTGAACTGGAAGGATGAGGAAGGCAACACTGTGTTGCACGTTGCTGTATCTACAAATCAGCCCAAG GCTGTGAGGCTGTTACTAGATTCTGGTGTTGATATAAATGCCAAGAATGTGAAGGATCATACAGCAGGGGACATCTTGGTAAAACGACAAGAAGTAGAGCTGCTGAGCAGCAGCAGGGAGATCAGTGAAATGTTACAGCGTGCTGAAGTTAATAAATGTGCACGTTACCTACGTTCCATAGTCTTATCTCTCGAGGAAAGACGATTACACCAGGTTGATAAATGGGCGAAAATATCGGACGACAGGCGCAATGTGGTTTTGGTGGTTGCTACGTTGCTTATGACAGTGACTTATCAAGGACTACTGAGCCCTCCAGGGGGACTTTGGCAAGGTGACTACAATCCAGGAAGCAATATGCCCAATGCTACAATACCAGATCACAGACAACTTTTCAATGAAACTGCAGGGACAGCCATTGGCGGTAGcaatttatgtttttgggtATTCCTGATAACAAATACTTTGACATTTATGCTCTCATACACAATAGTTCTTCTCATCATTCCATCCGGGTATGTTATACTCCGCGCAGCCCTTGGCTCCCTCTCTCTCTGCTATATTACTTCGCTGTCAGTCATATTCCCgatttattttacatatacCTATTCTTTAATCCTTGTGATTCTGTTTTCTGTTATTTACGCACTATCTATATCTGCAATACGGTCGACGCTGCATGTCTCTGTGCTGATTCGTTCATGGAAGAAGAATAATTGa